A window of Castanea sativa cultivar Marrone di Chiusa Pesio chromosome 1, ASM4071231v1 contains these coding sequences:
- the LOC142632466 gene encoding LOW QUALITY PROTEIN: U-box domain-containing protein 45-like (The sequence of the model RefSeq protein was modified relative to this genomic sequence to represent the inferred CDS: inserted 1 base in 1 codon; substituted 1 base at 1 genomic stop codon), whose protein sequence is MEVVVVQYLFNGARVAMIEAARELGKLSSKQRHKDKRGVIKPLIMMLHSQDYEAIEAALFADFALLCLTLGSERNKIRIVKSGAIPDLLSLLQCQNEALIELTLAAMFTLSSCTANKLAIASSGTIQHLILFLNGGVNNMNCIGLKPKLDAIATLHNLLTCDQIIPSIASSSLLSSILQLIHTSNLXTSXEKIMGLLENIVSSSENALCEIASTHGVICAMVETMEDGSPQCKEHAVGILLLICQSNKEIYRGLILREGVMPGLLQLSVHGTRRAKDMARELLLLLRHCSSYSLRNEQPKVELIEAIMQEIDARENMDTTTLIEMTEKSNDRTYKKNRKVGVRKIFLLRFLLFLLCF, encoded by the exons ATGGAGGTAGTGGTGGTACAATATCTTTTTAATGGTGCTAGAGTAGCAATGATTGAAGCGGCTAGAGAACTCGGTAAACTTAGTAGTAAGCAAAGGCACAAGGACAAAAGAGGTGTTATCAAACCTTTGATTATGATGCTTCATTCGCAAGATTATGAGGCCATTGAAGCTGCTCTGTTTGCTGACTTTGCTCTCCTATGTCTTACCTTAGGCAGTGAACG aaacAAGATCCGCATTGTGAAATCTGGGGCTATACCAGACTTGCTAAGCCTCCTTCAATGTCAAAATGAAGCACTAATTGAGCTCACATTAGCAGCAATGTTTACCCTCTCTTCTTGCACGGCAAACAAGCTAGCAATCGCTTCATCTGGGACCATCCAGCACTTAATACTGTTTCTCAATGGAGGTGTTAACAATATGAATTGCATTGGCCTGAAACCCAAGCTCGACGCCATAGCCACACTCCACAATCTCTTAACTTGTGACCAGATTATTCCATCAATTGCCTCTTCTAGTTTATTATCTTCCATCCTTCAATTAATCCACACTAGTAATTTGTAAACGA GAGAAAAGATAATGGGGCTACTTGAGAATATCGTTTCCTCATCAGAAAATGCACTTTGTGAAATTGCTAGCACACATGGTGTCATTTGTGCAATGGTTGAAACTATGGAGGATGGTTCTCCACAATGCAAAGAGCACGCAGTGGGAATCCTCTTGCTTATATGCCAGAGCAATAAAGAAATCTATAGAGGTTTGATTTTAAGGGAAGGAGTGATGCCAGGGCTACTTCAGTTGAGTGTACATGGGACAAGGAGGGCTAAAGATATGGCTAGAGAATTGTTGTTACTTCTGAGGCATTGCTCAAGTTATAGTTTAAGAAATGAACAACCAAAGGTTGAGCTTATAGAGGCAATCATGCAAGAAATTGATGCACGGGAGAACATGGATACGACAACACTAATAGAGATGACAGAAAAGTCGAATGATAGAACATATAAGAAGAATAGAAAAGTTGGAGtcaggaaaatatttttgttaagatttttattattcctcttgTGTTTTTAG